The Spirochaetota bacterium genome contains a region encoding:
- the fdnG gene encoding formate dehydrogenase-N subunit alpha: MPISRRDFLKLSGVTAAGAFLGGVSFLSGCKSVPNKMQGARESTTICPYCGVGCGLIVSTRNGKIVNIEGDPDHPINQGSLCSKGSALYQVGVNQRRLDKVLYRKPFGDKWEELSWKDAAKMIAQKVKATRDASFVEKAGGVTVNRTPAIASLGGAALDNEECYALSKFMRLLGVTYLEHQARIUHSATVAGLAASFGRGAMTNHWIDIKNADVILLMGSNAAENHPISFKWVLKAKEERGAKLVVVDPRFTKSASLADLYAPLRPGSDLAFLNGVINYALQNDKIQKEYVLEYTNASYLVNPAYAFNDGLFSGYDAGGRKYDTKSWQYQVDDKGVPKQDKTLKDPQCVYQLMKKHYERYTPEKVELATGCSKDTFLKVADIFCSTHKPDKVATIMYAMGTTQHTVGTQNVRAYAIMQTLMGNMGLAGGGINALRGESNVQGSTDYGLLFHLITGYMPCPSEKAHPTLEAYNKTTPKTNDPMSINWWANRPKYLVSMLKAFYGDAATKENDFCYDWLPKFAKPTPYIIVFDDMYKGLLKGAFYMGTNPVVGGPDANRIAKAMENLDWLVAVDLWETDSSIFWKREGVNSKQVKTEVFLLPAASSVEKEGSVSNSGRWAQWRYKAVKAPGEAKSDLDILDMILKELQAMYKKDGGKFPDPIVKANWNYTEPGEHEPSPHLVAKEINGFETKSRKQMVTFMDLKDDGSTTCGNWLYCGSYTESGNMMARRGAKDASNKIGMFPEWSWCWPLNRRIIYNRAAVKRDGTPWDENRWVVKWTGSKWKGDIVDGGPALGPDKKNPFIMNPEGVAKLFAPTGLNDGPFTEHYEPWESPTTNIFNSQALNPAAVKLDSIAAEFGDPGRFPYVGTSYRVVEHWQAGAMTRNLPWLNELVPDMFCEISPSLAAAKGIKNGDKVRILNARGSISAYALVTERVQPLKVNGKNVEMVGMIWHFGQGCASTGDSCNQLTPNIGDANTMIPEFKAFLVDIKKEA, from the coding sequence ATGCCCATCTCCAGACGTGATTTCCTAAAGCTCTCGGGCGTAACGGCTGCCGGTGCCTTCCTGGGCGGCGTATCGTTCCTTAGCGGATGCAAGTCCGTCCCGAATAAAATGCAGGGTGCCAGGGAAAGCACCACAATCTGCCCTTATTGCGGGGTAGGGTGCGGCCTGATCGTTTCAACGAGAAACGGCAAGATCGTCAATATCGAAGGCGATCCGGACCATCCAATCAACCAGGGCTCGCTCTGCTCGAAGGGAAGCGCACTGTACCAGGTAGGCGTCAACCAGAGACGTCTGGACAAGGTGCTGTATCGGAAACCCTTTGGCGATAAATGGGAGGAGCTCTCCTGGAAGGACGCCGCGAAGATGATCGCGCAAAAGGTCAAGGCGACACGCGACGCCTCTTTCGTTGAAAAGGCCGGCGGAGTCACGGTGAACAGAACCCCTGCCATCGCGAGCCTGGGCGGCGCGGCACTCGATAACGAGGAATGCTACGCGCTCAGCAAGTTCATGAGGCTCCTGGGGGTGACCTACCTGGAACACCAGGCTCGAATTTGACACAGCGCTACTGTCGCCGGTCTGGCGGCATCTTTCGGTCGCGGTGCAATGACGAACCATTGGATCGACATCAAGAACGCGGACGTTATCCTTTTAATGGGATCCAACGCCGCGGAAAACCATCCCATCTCCTTTAAATGGGTTCTCAAGGCTAAGGAGGAGCGCGGTGCGAAGCTTGTTGTCGTCGATCCCCGCTTTACCAAATCGGCCTCGCTTGCGGACCTCTACGCTCCGCTGCGTCCCGGTTCGGACCTTGCGTTCCTGAACGGGGTGATCAATTACGCGCTTCAGAATGATAAAATCCAGAAGGAATACGTTCTGGAATACACCAACGCATCGTATCTTGTAAACCCGGCCTACGCGTTTAACGACGGGCTGTTCAGCGGTTATGACGCCGGCGGAAGGAAATACGACACGAAGAGCTGGCAGTATCAGGTCGACGACAAGGGGGTGCCCAAGCAGGACAAGACGCTCAAGGATCCCCAGTGCGTATACCAGCTCATGAAAAAGCATTACGAGCGGTATACCCCTGAAAAGGTCGAGCTCGCGACCGGGTGCTCTAAGGATACCTTTCTCAAGGTAGCCGATATATTCTGCTCCACCCATAAGCCAGACAAGGTCGCCACGATCATGTACGCCATGGGAACCACGCAGCACACGGTGGGAACCCAGAACGTGCGGGCCTATGCGATCATGCAGACGCTCATGGGAAATATGGGGCTTGCCGGCGGCGGCATCAATGCGCTGCGCGGGGAATCGAACGTACAGGGTTCCACGGACTACGGGCTGCTTTTCCACCTGATCACGGGATATATGCCGTGCCCGAGCGAAAAGGCGCACCCCACGCTGGAGGCATATAACAAGACCACGCCCAAGACCAACGATCCCATGAGCATCAACTGGTGGGCGAACAGGCCCAAGTACCTCGTGAGCATGCTCAAGGCGTTCTATGGCGACGCGGCGACAAAGGAAAACGATTTCTGCTACGACTGGCTTCCCAAGTTCGCGAAACCTACGCCCTACATTATCGTGTTTGACGACATGTATAAGGGGCTGCTGAAGGGTGCGTTCTACATGGGGACCAATCCCGTCGTAGGCGGTCCCGATGCGAACCGGATCGCGAAGGCGATGGAAAACCTGGACTGGCTCGTCGCCGTCGACCTCTGGGAAACCGATTCCTCAATTTTCTGGAAACGGGAAGGCGTCAACAGCAAACAGGTCAAGACCGAGGTATTCCTGCTCCCGGCCGCTTCGTCGGTCGAGAAGGAAGGAAGCGTGTCCAATTCGGGCAGGTGGGCCCAGTGGCGCTACAAGGCCGTCAAAGCCCCGGGTGAGGCCAAGAGCGATCTTGACATTCTCGACATGATTCTGAAAGAGCTCCAGGCGATGTACAAAAAAGACGGCGGGAAGTTCCCGGATCCCATAGTCAAGGCGAACTGGAACTATACCGAGCCGGGCGAGCATGAGCCCTCACCGCACCTCGTCGCCAAGGAGATCAACGGGTTCGAGACGAAATCGCGCAAACAGATGGTCACGTTCATGGACCTCAAGGACGATGGCTCCACGACCTGCGGAAACTGGCTCTATTGCGGTTCCTACACCGAGTCGGGGAACATGATGGCGCGCAGGGGCGCAAAGGATGCCTCCAACAAGATCGGGATGTTTCCCGAATGGTCCTGGTGCTGGCCCCTCAACCGCCGCATCATCTACAACAGGGCCGCGGTGAAGCGCGACGGAACCCCGTGGGACGAAAACCGCTGGGTCGTCAAATGGACCGGCAGCAAGTGGAAGGGCGATATCGTCGACGGCGGTCCCGCTCTGGGCCCCGACAAGAAAAACCCCTTCATCATGAATCCCGAGGGCGTGGCGAAGCTTTTCGCTCCCACGGGACTCAATGACGGGCCTTTTACCGAACACTATGAGCCCTGGGAGAGCCCGACTACGAATATCTTCAATTCGCAGGCGCTCAATCCCGCCGCGGTGAAGCTCGATTCGATCGCCGCGGAATTTGGCGACCCGGGGCGGTTCCCCTATGTAGGCACGTCTTACCGCGTGGTGGAACACTGGCAGGCGGGCGCGATGACGCGCAACTTGCCCTGGTTGAACGAGCTTGTTCCCGACATGTTCTGCGAGATAAGCCCAAGCCTCGCGGCAGCGAAGGGCATCAAGAACGGGGACAAGGTTCGCATCCTCAACGCGCGCGGAAGCATATCGGCGTACGCGCTGGTCACCGAACGGGTACAGCCCCTCAAGGTGAACGGCAAGAACGTGGAAATGGTCGGAATGATCTGGCATTTCGGGCAGGGGTGTGCGTCAACGGGCGACAGCTGTAATCAGCTGACCCCCAATATCGGCGACGCCAATACCATGATCCCGGAATTCAAGGCGTTCCTGGTAGATATCAAGAAGGAGGCCTAA